A section of the Diabrotica virgifera virgifera chromosome 8, PGI_DIABVI_V3a genome encodes:
- the LOC126890195 gene encoding uncharacterized protein LOC126890195, with protein sequence MSATKLQRAQLCYDAGSALEKDPENASKMRNFAVRYSTFEKTLSEYEEIVQDIVILKQEMEPDAGVAYHTHLDAFYDLYSNIEYLASLLINKPAVLSNNPNSTNNSTIKMPKFELVKFDGGFKLTKWMSNSNDLLSTIPEPLQLVKTKQFDKSVSKVLGLQWEEKCDNFSFGLEIPSSTRCTKRNMLSLVARMFDPLGFLSPITLLLKIWIKKLWTLKVDWDSTVPKEIEIAWEKFQNEFHVLYKIQIPRHIAVTPNSSLSFVGFSDASAAGYAAIVYSRVVNCTGQVKVTLLYSQSKVSPMSKITLPRLELCGALLLSKLLSHAIETYSPRHNIDKIFALSDSMIVLNWIKSSEKNLKIFVQNRVGTIHKMVPSEYWFFVPGKENVVDCASRGLFPSSLVNHSTWFTGPNWLLLEPEYWPIQSVNGQEIMICDSEYRSQTFFAAILVLSSKELQ encoded by the exons ATGAGTGCCACAAAACTGCAGAG GGCTCAATTATGTTACGATGCCGGGTCGGCCTTAGAAAAAGATCCAGAAaatgcctcaaaaatgcgtaactTTGCAGTTAGATATAGTACTTTCGAAAAAACTCTATCAGAATATGAGGAAATTGTTCAAgatatcgttatattaaaacaagAGATGGAGCCAGATGCTGGCGTTGCATACCATACGCATTTAGATGCATTTTATGATCTCTACTCCAATATTGAATATTTAgcttcattattaataaataaacctgCTGTTTTGAGTAATAATCCCAATAGTACTAATAATTCTACTATTAAAATGCCCAAATTTGAATTAGTTAAGTTTGATG gtGGTTTTAAATTAACCAAATGGATGTCGAACTCGAACGATCTACTATCGACAATCCCCGAACCCCTTCAATTGGTCAAAACCAAACAATTTGATAAGTCAGTCTCCAAAGTGTTAGGATTGCAATGGGAAGAAAAATGTGACAATTTTAGTTTTGGGTTAGAAATACCCTCATCGACCcgttgtacaaaaagaaacatgCTCTCACTTGTTGCTCGTATGTTTGATCCCTTGGGATTCCTATCTCCTATAACCCTCTTGCTTAAAATTTGGATAAAGAAACTTTGGACTCTAAAGGTAGATTGGGATAGTACCGTACCAAAAGAAATCGAAATAGCATGGGAAAAGTTTCAAAATGAATTTCATGTcctatacaaaatacaaattCCACGCCATATAGCAGTTACACCTAATTCGTCGTTGTCTTTTGTAGGATTTTCAGACGCAAGTGCTGCTGGATACGCAGCCATTGTTTATTCCAGGGTTGTTAATTGTACAGGTCAAGTTAAAGTTACTTTACTGTACTCTCAATCTAAAGTATCTCCAATGTCTAAAATAACTCTTCCTCGATTAGAGCTTTGTGGAGCGCTTCTTCTCTCAAAGCTTCTTTCACATGCTATTGAAACTTATTCTCCTAgacataatattgataaaatttttgccTTAAGTGATTCCATGATTGTATTAAATTGGATAAAGTCCTcagagaaaaatctcaaaatatttgttcaaaatagaGTTGGTACAATTCATAAGATGGTTCCGTCAGAGTATTGGTTTTTTGTTCCTGGAAAGGAAAATGTTGTTGATTGCGCCTCTCGAGGTTTGTTTCCTTCTTCGTTAGTCAACCATTCCACATGGTTTACTGGTCCAAATTGGTTACTGTTGGAGCCAGAATATTGGCCTATTCAGTCTGTCAACGGACAGGAAATTATGATTTGTGATTCTGAATATAGATCACAAACCTTCTTTG CCGCAATTTTAGTGCTGTCGTCAAAAGAGCTACAATAA